The Sphaeramia orbicularis chromosome 18, fSphaOr1.1, whole genome shotgun sequence genome contains a region encoding:
- the LOC115438618 gene encoding piggyBac transposable element-derived protein 3-like isoform X2: MTSTQKEAHLQVNVKQEDGESDCSSSWCQETQLNAEIKQEEQETDWTYSMYEDTELKVEVKQEDEEETNSSGFQETQLQVEVKHEDEEKDFSSSWFELSARLFYAKRGTVVVPAHPAISDDEDPEEEEDNMADPDPHPEFFSSTYDLYTPQPGDEGISAKRKRMQPAVEVLEDEEDDDIENNNEDKDQPVPHPMTSTKKRKLAARQTTWKKIDLDNPSLPEYLHFPPDFVGTPFHYFRRYFSPQVISHITYQTNLYASQRDVNTTFTTTEEEMMHFVAILIYMGIAELPSIDDYWAVVTRVPQIANLMSSKRFRLMNRIVHFNDNTQVPGTIDRFFKIRPLFNFLNRAFRSEPQTPKQSVDEIMVAYKDKTTGNLRQYIKNKLDKRGIKLFARASQDGFIHDIVLYQGKTTLEAHDVPITPEQEAMDAPSQIVAALAKTMSTPSISAIFAGNFFTSLELVRYLKDRNCRYTGTASNNRVGMVPLQSIEEMEMKAVPCGTFDYVTSDDGILALRWKDNKIVTVLSTDMGVQPLSSVCFYCSDTKRKEEVSCPAVIKSYSVNMSGIEKSDMLVHLFRTPMKSKRWYMQLFAFAIDVSLTNAWIMYKRDCKALAMDAMSLKNFRIEVFRAASSQKPLVSRPRGASISQGINPLVDVPTPIRGHRSHIPDDCVRFDVSLFHAPVYTSRQTCKYCSKKGHILRSNVICRVCKVHLCLNGVRNCFIKYHEAII, from the exons ATGACTTCAACACAAAAG GAAGCACATCTACAGGTTAACGTAAAGCAGGAGGATGGGGAATCAGACTGTTCATCTTCATGGTGTCAG GAAACACAGCTGAATGCTGAAATAAAACAAGAAGAACAGGAAACGGACTGGACGTATTCCATGTATGAG GATACAGAGTTAAAGGTTGAAGTAAagcaggaggatgaggaggaaacaAACTCTTCAGGCTTTCAG GAAACACAGCTGCAGGTTGAAGTCAAGCACGAGGATGAGGAAAAAGACTTTTCATCTTCATGGTTTGAG CTTTCTGCTCGGTTATTCTATGCAAAGAGGGGGACTGTTGTTGTGCCTGCCCACCCGGCTATCAGTGACGACGAGgaccctgaggaggaagaggacaacATGGCAGACCCAGACCCACACCCCGAGTTCTTCTCATCCACCTATGACCTGTACACTCCACAACCAGGTGATGAGGGTATCTCTGCCAAGAGGAAGCGCATGCAGCCTGCAGTGGAGGTGCTTGAGGATGAGGAAGACGATGACATCGAAAACAACAATGAGGACAAAGACCAGCCAGTGCCACATCCTATGACATCCACCAAGAAGAGAAAGTTAGCAGCCAGGCAAACCACTTGGAAGAAGATTGACCTGGACAACCCATCTCTACCTGAGTACCTTCACTTCCCCCCAGACTTTGTAGGGACTCCATTCCATTACTTCAGGAGGTACTTCAGCCCCCAAGTCATAAGCCACATAACATACCAAACCAACTTATATGCAAGCCAAAGGGACGTCAATACTACCTTCACTACCACTGAAGAGGAGATGATGCACTTTGTGGCAATCCTAATCTACATGGGGATTGCTGAGCTCCCCTCCATTGATGACTACTGGGCAGTAGTCACACGGGTCCCTCAAATTGCAAACCTCATGTCATCTAAGAGGTTCAGGCTGATGAACAGGATTGTCCACTTCAACGACAACACTCAGGTCCCTGGCACCATTGACCGATTCTTCAAGATCCGTCCGCTGTTCAACTTCTTGAATAGAGCATTCCGGAGTGAGCCACAGACCCCAAAGCAATCTGTGGATGAGATCATGGTTGCCTACAAAGACAAGACGACAGGCAACCTAAGGCAGTACATCAAGAACAAGCTGGACAAAAGGGGAATCAAGTTGTTTGCCAGGGCTTCTCAGGATGGCTTCATTCATGACATAGTGCTATACCAGGGGAAGACTACACTGGAAGCCCACGATGTCCCTATAACGCCTGAACAAGAAGCCATGGATGCACCTAGTCAGATAGTTGCTGCCCTAGCCAAGACAATGTCTACCCCCAGCATCTCTGCCATCTTTGCAGGTAACTTCTTCACCAGCCTGGAGCTGGTGCGGTACCTAAAGGACAGGAACTGCAGGTACACAGGGACAGCTAGCAATAACAGAGTAGGTATGGTTCCTCTCCAGTCCATTGAGGAGATGGAGATGAAGGCAGTGCCTTGTGGAACCTTTGACTATGTCACCAGTGATGATGGGATCCTTGCTCTTCGGTGGAAGGACAACAAAATTGTCACTGTGCTCTCAACAGACATGGGGGTGCAGCCACTGTCCTCAGTCTGCTTTTACTGCAGTGACACCAAGAGAAAAGAGGAAGTGAGTTGCCCTGCTGTTATCAAAAGCTACAGTGTCAACATGAGTGGAATTGAGAAGAGCGATATGCTGGTCCATCTCTTCCGTACCCCTATGAAATCCAAAAGGTGGTACATGCAGCTGTTTGCATTTGCAATTGATGTCAGCCTCACAAATGCCTGGATAATGTATAAGCGGGACTGCAAGGCTCTTGCTATGGATGCCATGTCACTAAAAAATTTCAGGATTGAAGTGTTCAGGGCTGCCAGCAGCCAGAAGCCACTTGTGTCACGGCCTCGAGGGGCCTCGATCTCTCAAGGCATCAACCCCCTTGTCGATGTCCCCACACCTATCAGAGGACACCGCAGTCACATTCCAGATGACTGTGTGCGGTTTGACGTGTCCCTGTTCCATGCCCCTGTCTACACATCCCGCCAGACCTGTAAGTACTGCAGCAAGAAGGGTCACATCTTGAGGTCAAATGTAATCtgcagggtctgcaaggtccacctgTGCCTCAATGGTGTGCGCAATTGCTTCATCAAGTACCATGAAGCCATTATCTAA
- the LOC115438618 gene encoding piggyBac transposable element-derived protein 3-like isoform X5: MTSTQKEAHLQVNVKQEDGESDCSSSWCQETQLNAEIKQEEQETDWTYSMYEDTELKVEVKQEDEEETNSSGFQETQLQVEVKHEDEEKDFSSSWFELSARLFYAKRGTVVVPAHPAISDDEDPEEEEDNMADPDPHPEFFSSTYDLYTPQPGDEGISAKRKRMQPAVEVLEDEEDDDIENNNEDKDQPVPHPMTSTKKRKLAARQTTWKKIDLDNPSLPEYLHFPPDFVGTPFHYFRRYFSPQVISHITYQTNLYASQRDVNTTFTTTEEEMMHFVAILIYMGIAELPSIDDYWAVVTRVPQIANLMSSKRFRLMNRIVHFNDNTQVPGTIDRFFKIRPLFNFLNRAFRSEPQTPKQSVDEIMVAYKDKTTGNLRQYIKNKLDKRGIKLFARASQDGFIHDIVLYQGKTTLEAHDVPITPEQEAMDAPSQIVAALAKTMSTPSISAIFAGNFFTSLELVRYLKDRNCRYTGTASNNRVGMVPLQSIEEMEMKAVPCGTFDYVTSDDGILALRWKDNKIVTVLSTDMGVQPLSSVCFYCSDTKRKEEVSCPAVIKSYSVNMSGIEKSDMLVHLFRTPMKSKRWYMQLFAFAIDVSLTNAWIMYKRDCKALAMDAMSLKNFRIEVFRAASSQKPLVSRPRGASISQGINPLVDVPTPIRGHRSHIPDDCVRFDVSLFHAPVYTSRQTC; encoded by the exons ATGACTTCAACACAAAAG GAAGCACATCTACAGGTTAACGTAAAGCAGGAGGATGGGGAATCAGACTGTTCATCTTCATGGTGTCAG GAAACACAGCTGAATGCTGAAATAAAACAAGAAGAACAGGAAACGGACTGGACGTATTCCATGTATGAG GATACAGAGTTAAAGGTTGAAGTAAagcaggaggatgaggaggaaacaAACTCTTCAGGCTTTCAG GAAACACAGCTGCAGGTTGAAGTCAAGCACGAGGATGAGGAAAAAGACTTTTCATCTTCATGGTTTGAG CTTTCTGCTCGGTTATTCTATGCAAAGAGGGGGACTGTTGTTGTGCCTGCCCACCCGGCTATCAGTGACGACGAGgaccctgaggaggaagaggacaacATGGCAGACCCAGACCCACACCCCGAGTTCTTCTCATCCACCTATGACCTGTACACTCCACAACCAGGTGATGAGGGTATCTCTGCCAAGAGGAAGCGCATGCAGCCTGCAGTGGAGGTGCTTGAGGATGAGGAAGACGATGACATCGAAAACAACAATGAGGACAAAGACCAGCCAGTGCCACATCCTATGACATCCACCAAGAAGAGAAAGTTAGCAGCCAGGCAAACCACTTGGAAGAAGATTGACCTGGACAACCCATCTCTACCTGAGTACCTTCACTTCCCCCCAGACTTTGTAGGGACTCCATTCCATTACTTCAGGAGGTACTTCAGCCCCCAAGTCATAAGCCACATAACATACCAAACCAACTTATATGCAAGCCAAAGGGACGTCAATACTACCTTCACTACCACTGAAGAGGAGATGATGCACTTTGTGGCAATCCTAATCTACATGGGGATTGCTGAGCTCCCCTCCATTGATGACTACTGGGCAGTAGTCACACGGGTCCCTCAAATTGCAAACCTCATGTCATCTAAGAGGTTCAGGCTGATGAACAGGATTGTCCACTTCAACGACAACACTCAGGTCCCTGGCACCATTGACCGATTCTTCAAGATCCGTCCGCTGTTCAACTTCTTGAATAGAGCATTCCGGAGTGAGCCACAGACCCCAAAGCAATCTGTGGATGAGATCATGGTTGCCTACAAAGACAAGACGACAGGCAACCTAAGGCAGTACATCAAGAACAAGCTGGACAAAAGGGGAATCAAGTTGTTTGCCAGGGCTTCTCAGGATGGCTTCATTCATGACATAGTGCTATACCAGGGGAAGACTACACTGGAAGCCCACGATGTCCCTATAACGCCTGAACAAGAAGCCATGGATGCACCTAGTCAGATAGTTGCTGCCCTAGCCAAGACAATGTCTACCCCCAGCATCTCTGCCATCTTTGCAGGTAACTTCTTCACCAGCCTGGAGCTGGTGCGGTACCTAAAGGACAGGAACTGCAGGTACACAGGGACAGCTAGCAATAACAGAGTAGGTATGGTTCCTCTCCAGTCCATTGAGGAGATGGAGATGAAGGCAGTGCCTTGTGGAACCTTTGACTATGTCACCAGTGATGATGGGATCCTTGCTCTTCGGTGGAAGGACAACAAAATTGTCACTGTGCTCTCAACAGACATGGGGGTGCAGCCACTGTCCTCAGTCTGCTTTTACTGCAGTGACACCAAGAGAAAAGAGGAAGTGAGTTGCCCTGCTGTTATCAAAAGCTACAGTGTCAACATGAGTGGAATTGAGAAGAGCGATATGCTGGTCCATCTCTTCCGTACCCCTATGAAATCCAAAAGGTGGTACATGCAGCTGTTTGCATTTGCAATTGATGTCAGCCTCACAAATGCCTGGATAATGTATAAGCGGGACTGCAAGGCTCTTGCTATGGATGCCATGTCACTAAAAAATTTCAGGATTGAAGTGTTCAGGGCTGCCAGCAGCCAGAAGCCACTTGTGTCACGGCCTCGAGGGGCCTCGATCTCTCAAGGCATCAACCCCCTTGTCGATGTCCCCACACCTATCAGAGGACACCGCAGTCACATTCCAGATGACTGTGTGCGGTTTGACGTGTCCCTGTTCCATGCCCCTGTCTACACATCCCGCCAGACCT
- the LOC115438644 gene encoding oocyte zinc finger protein XlCOF15-like isoform X3: MTSTQKDVQCHEACVTEFTTESQRQIHRRLHIDRPFSCDQCEKKYTTKGQLRVHRRIHTGEKPFTCEHCWKTFIAASDFKKHKRIHTGDKPFECKDCGKTFSDLSNLSRHKLIHTGERRHRCSECGKRFMLREHLIVHQRIHTGEKPFSCEQCGRSFSNLSNYRTHKNVHTKDTTFPCKQCGKMLSSYKALQNHDRIHTGHKPYWCDRCKRNFAWSHQVKNHRCV, translated from the coding sequence GATGTTCAATGCCATGAGGCCTGTGTCACAGAGTTCACTACAGAGAGTCAACGACAGATTCATCGGAGACTTCACATTGACAGGCCGTTCAGCTGCGATCAATGTGAGAAAAAATATACAACAAAGGGACAGCTAAGGGTTCATCGTAGAATTCACACAGGAGAAAAACCATTTACATGTGaacactgttggaaaacattcaTAGCAGCAAGTGACTTTAAGAAACACaagcgcatccacactggagacaaACCGTTCGAATGCAAGGACTGTGGGAAAACATTCTCTGATTTATCGAATCTGAGTCGACACAAGCTCATTCACACCGGAGAAAGACGGCATCGTTGTAGTGAGTGTGGGAAACGTTTCATGCTGCGGGAACATCTGATCGTACACCAGCGTATCCACACCGGAGAGAAACCGTTCAGTTGTGAGCAGTGTGGGAGGAGCTTCAGCAACCTGAGCAACTACAGAACCCACAAGAACGTCCATACTAAAGACACAACCTTCCCCTGTAAGCAGTGTGGGAAGATGCTGAGCTCCTACAAAGCACTGCAGAATCATGACCGCATCCACACCGGACACAAACCGTACTGGTGTGACCGCTGTAAGAGGAACTTCGCCTGGTCTCATCAGGTGAAGAATCACAGGTGTGTGTGA
- the LOC115438644 gene encoding oocyte zinc finger protein XlCOF15-like isoform X2: protein MDSTQKDVQCHEACVTEFTTESQRQIHRRLHIDRPFSCDQCEKKYTTKGQLRVHRRIHTGEKPFTCEHCWKTFIAASDFKKHKRIHTGDKPFECKDCGKTFSDLSNLSRHKLIHTGERRHRCSECGKRFMLREHLIVHQRIHTGEKPFSCEQCGRSFSNLSNYRTHKNVHTKDTTFPCKQCGKMLSSYKALQNHDRIHTGHKPYWCDRCKRNFAWSHQVKNHRCV from the exons ATGGATTCCACACAAAAG GATGTTCAATGCCATGAGGCCTGTGTCACAGAGTTCACTACAGAGAGTCAACGACAGATTCATCGGAGACTTCACATTGACAGGCCGTTCAGCTGCGATCAATGTGAGAAAAAATATACAACAAAGGGACAGCTAAGGGTTCATCGTAGAATTCACACAGGAGAAAAACCATTTACATGTGaacactgttggaaaacattcaTAGCAGCAAGTGACTTTAAGAAACACaagcgcatccacactggagacaaACCGTTCGAATGCAAGGACTGTGGGAAAACATTCTCTGATTTATCGAATCTGAGTCGACACAAGCTCATTCACACCGGAGAAAGACGGCATCGTTGTAGTGAGTGTGGGAAACGTTTCATGCTGCGGGAACATCTGATCGTACACCAGCGTATCCACACCGGAGAGAAACCGTTCAGTTGTGAGCAGTGTGGGAGGAGCTTCAGCAACCTGAGCAACTACAGAACCCACAAGAACGTCCATACTAAAGACACAACCTTCCCCTGTAAGCAGTGTGGGAAGATGCTGAGCTCCTACAAAGCACTGCAGAATCATGACCGCATCCACACCGGACACAAACCGTACTGGTGTGACCGCTGTAAGAGGAACTTCGCCTGGTCTCATCAGGTGAAGAATCACAGGTGTGTGTGA
- the LOC115438618 gene encoding piggyBac transposable element-derived protein 3-like isoform X4, whose amino-acid sequence MTSTQKEAHLQVNVKQEDGESDCSSSWCQETQLNAEIKQEEQETDWTYSMYEDTELKVEVKQEDEEETNSSGFQETQLQVEVKHEDEEKDFSSSWFELSARLFYAKRGTVVVPAHPAISDDEDPEEEEDNMADPDPHPEFFSSTYDLYTPQPGDEGISAKRKRMQPAVEVLEDEEDDDIENNNEDKDQPVPHPMTSTKKRKLAARQTTWKKIDLDNPSLPEYLHFPPDFVGTPFHYFRRYFSPQVISHITYQTNLYASQRDVNTTFTTTEEEMMHFVAILIYMGIAELPSIDDYWAVVTRVPQIANLMSSKRFRLMNRIVHFNDNTQVPGTIDRFFKIRPLFNFLNRAFRSEPQTPKQSVDEIMVAYKDKTTGNLRQYIKNKLDKRGIKLFARASQDGFIHDIVLYQGKTTLEAHDVPITPEQEAMDAPSQIVAALAKTMSTPSISAIFAGNFFTSLELVRYLKDRNCRYTGTASNNRVGMVPLQSIEEMEMKAVPCGTFDYVTSDDGILALRWKDNKIVTVLSTDMGVQPLSSVCFYCSDTKRKEEVSCPAVIKSYSVNMSGIEKSDMLVHLFRTPMKSKRWYMQLFAFAIDVSLTNAWIMYKRDCKALAMDAMSLKNFRIEVFRAASSQKPLVSRPRGASISQGINPLVDVPTPIRGHRSHIPDDCVRFDVSLFHAPVYTSRQTSIK is encoded by the exons ATGACTTCAACACAAAAG GAAGCACATCTACAGGTTAACGTAAAGCAGGAGGATGGGGAATCAGACTGTTCATCTTCATGGTGTCAG GAAACACAGCTGAATGCTGAAATAAAACAAGAAGAACAGGAAACGGACTGGACGTATTCCATGTATGAG GATACAGAGTTAAAGGTTGAAGTAAagcaggaggatgaggaggaaacaAACTCTTCAGGCTTTCAG GAAACACAGCTGCAGGTTGAAGTCAAGCACGAGGATGAGGAAAAAGACTTTTCATCTTCATGGTTTGAG CTTTCTGCTCGGTTATTCTATGCAAAGAGGGGGACTGTTGTTGTGCCTGCCCACCCGGCTATCAGTGACGACGAGgaccctgaggaggaagaggacaacATGGCAGACCCAGACCCACACCCCGAGTTCTTCTCATCCACCTATGACCTGTACACTCCACAACCAGGTGATGAGGGTATCTCTGCCAAGAGGAAGCGCATGCAGCCTGCAGTGGAGGTGCTTGAGGATGAGGAAGACGATGACATCGAAAACAACAATGAGGACAAAGACCAGCCAGTGCCACATCCTATGACATCCACCAAGAAGAGAAAGTTAGCAGCCAGGCAAACCACTTGGAAGAAGATTGACCTGGACAACCCATCTCTACCTGAGTACCTTCACTTCCCCCCAGACTTTGTAGGGACTCCATTCCATTACTTCAGGAGGTACTTCAGCCCCCAAGTCATAAGCCACATAACATACCAAACCAACTTATATGCAAGCCAAAGGGACGTCAATACTACCTTCACTACCACTGAAGAGGAGATGATGCACTTTGTGGCAATCCTAATCTACATGGGGATTGCTGAGCTCCCCTCCATTGATGACTACTGGGCAGTAGTCACACGGGTCCCTCAAATTGCAAACCTCATGTCATCTAAGAGGTTCAGGCTGATGAACAGGATTGTCCACTTCAACGACAACACTCAGGTCCCTGGCACCATTGACCGATTCTTCAAGATCCGTCCGCTGTTCAACTTCTTGAATAGAGCATTCCGGAGTGAGCCACAGACCCCAAAGCAATCTGTGGATGAGATCATGGTTGCCTACAAAGACAAGACGACAGGCAACCTAAGGCAGTACATCAAGAACAAGCTGGACAAAAGGGGAATCAAGTTGTTTGCCAGGGCTTCTCAGGATGGCTTCATTCATGACATAGTGCTATACCAGGGGAAGACTACACTGGAAGCCCACGATGTCCCTATAACGCCTGAACAAGAAGCCATGGATGCACCTAGTCAGATAGTTGCTGCCCTAGCCAAGACAATGTCTACCCCCAGCATCTCTGCCATCTTTGCAGGTAACTTCTTCACCAGCCTGGAGCTGGTGCGGTACCTAAAGGACAGGAACTGCAGGTACACAGGGACAGCTAGCAATAACAGAGTAGGTATGGTTCCTCTCCAGTCCATTGAGGAGATGGAGATGAAGGCAGTGCCTTGTGGAACCTTTGACTATGTCACCAGTGATGATGGGATCCTTGCTCTTCGGTGGAAGGACAACAAAATTGTCACTGTGCTCTCAACAGACATGGGGGTGCAGCCACTGTCCTCAGTCTGCTTTTACTGCAGTGACACCAAGAGAAAAGAGGAAGTGAGTTGCCCTGCTGTTATCAAAAGCTACAGTGTCAACATGAGTGGAATTGAGAAGAGCGATATGCTGGTCCATCTCTTCCGTACCCCTATGAAATCCAAAAGGTGGTACATGCAGCTGTTTGCATTTGCAATTGATGTCAGCCTCACAAATGCCTGGATAATGTATAAGCGGGACTGCAAGGCTCTTGCTATGGATGCCATGTCACTAAAAAATTTCAGGATTGAAGTGTTCAGGGCTGCCAGCAGCCAGAAGCCACTTGTGTCACGGCCTCGAGGGGCCTCGATCTCTCAAGGCATCAACCCCCTTGTCGATGTCCCCACACCTATCAGAGGACACCGCAGTCACATTCCAGATGACTGTGTGCGGTTTGACGTGTCCCTGTTCCATGCCCCTGTCTACACATCCCGCCAGACCT
- the LOC115438636 gene encoding zinc finger protein OZF-like, protein MTSTQKKAHCCDDCGKEFHAPNKLKIHQRVHTGERPFSCAFCEKKCITKGQLKVHQRIHTGEKPYPCEFCGREFSTAHQLKIHRRVHTGERPFSCELCDKKYTTKGQLRSHHRAHTGEKPFACEDCDKVFSTAYKLKIHQSVRHIGEKLFGCEFCDKKYTTKEQLKVHRRVHTGEKPFTCEQCEKTFTRLCALKRHQLIHTGEKQHLCSECGKTFTSAENIRQHQRTHTGEKPYICEQCGNRFSRLANLIRHRLIHTGEKPHRCNECGKCFAQRVDLSAHRRIHTGEKPYSCEYCGKTFNYKSHLVVHQRVHTGEKPYQCEQCGKAFDRLQNYKHHLLIHTGEKQHYCNDCGKCFTQRINLIVHQRVHTGHKPYWCDRCKKNFTWCNQWKSHKCVFERDSDTW, encoded by the exons ATGACTTCAACACAAAAG AAAGCTCACTGCTGTGATGACTGTGGCAAAGAGTTCCATGCACCAAATAAATTAAAGATCCACCAGAGAGTTCACACTGGAGAGAGGCCGTTCAGCTGTGCATTCTGTGAGAAGAAATGTATAACAAAAGGACAACTGAAGGTTCATCAGAGAattcacactggagagaaaccataTCCGTGTGAGTTCTGTGGCAGAGAATTCAGTACAGCACATCAATTGAAGATTCATCGCAGAGTTCACACTGGAGAAAGGCCATTCAGCTGTGAGCTTTGTGacaaaaaatatacaacaaaGGGACAACTAAGGTCTCACCACAGAGCTCATACTGGAGAGAAACCTTTCGCCTGTGAGGACTGTGACAAAGTGTTCAGCACAGCGTATAAATTAAAGATCCATCAGAGTGTTCGTCATATTGGAGAGAAACTCTTTGGCTGTGAGTTCTGTGACAAAAAGTATACGACAAAAGAGCAATTGAAGGTCCATCGGAGGGTTCACACTGGTGAAAAACCATTCACTTGTGAACAGTGTGAGAAAACATTTACTCGGCTGTGTGCCCTTAAGCGACATCAGCTCATTCACACAGGAGAGAAGCAACATCTCTGCAGCGAGTGTGGGAAAACATTCACATCGGCAGAAAACATTCGTCAACATCAGCGCAcacacactggagagaaaccttACATTTGTGAGCAATGTGGGAATAGATTCTCTCGGCTAGCTAATCTCATTCGGCACCGGCTCATTCACACTGGAGAGAAGCCGCATCGCTGTAATGAATGTGGGAAATGTTTTGCCCAGCGGGTCGACCTCTCTGCCCACCGACgaatccacactggagagaaaccataTAGTTGTGAATACTGTGGGAAAACCTTTAATTATAAAAGTCATCTAGTGGTTCATCAGAGAgttcacactggagagaaaccctACCAGtgtgagcagtgtgggaaagCATTTGACAGATTACAAAATTACAAACACCACCTGCTTattcacactggagagaaacAGCATTACTGCAATGATTGTGGGAAATGTTTCACTCAGCGGATAAACCTGATCGTCCACCAACGTGTACACACTGGACACAAACCTTACTGGTGTGATCGCTGCAAGAAAAACTTCACATGGTGTaaccaatggaaaagccacaagTGTGTGTTTGAAAGAGATTCTGATACATGGTGA